A genomic segment from Granulicella arctica encodes:
- a CDS encoding GGDEF domain-containing protein, whose protein sequence is MLFAELCILLALVLLHVGVLELAASSSLIPIFGIALLALLVGSDLYRLYGGAGTRFCIAVFGLLIAGQLIETAIRLLSISRHGGRLPAQFTALVLLGAVATNLMRSVKAIFGLSWAPNVAVQLEELTVIAYTVAILGVAFGLFWTSTTMRASGFEHMANTDSLTRLFNRRIFLLWCEKEWVRSQKTGAFFSILMIDLDHFKSINDTFGHHAGDLALCAAVEKIQDAMRGIDVIGRWGGEEFAALLPGANLEAAHLVAERVRRNIEKVSLPPAPKVETSERHPTANLTACVGIATHLNALDTVHAMMQRADKALYVAKAGGRNRIAGEAV, encoded by the coding sequence GTGCTCTTTGCCGAATTATGTATTCTGCTCGCCTTGGTCTTGCTGCACGTCGGTGTCCTTGAGCTCGCGGCAAGTTCCTCACTGATACCAATATTTGGCATTGCGCTTCTCGCCCTTCTCGTCGGTAGCGATCTTTACCGGCTCTACGGCGGCGCCGGCACTCGCTTTTGCATTGCGGTTTTCGGCTTGCTCATTGCCGGGCAGCTGATTGAAACGGCTATTCGCTTACTGTCGATCTCACGACATGGTGGACGGCTGCCGGCGCAGTTTACAGCCTTGGTCCTGCTCGGTGCTGTTGCAACCAATCTAATGCGAAGTGTGAAAGCTATCTTCGGATTGTCATGGGCCCCTAACGTTGCAGTCCAATTGGAAGAGCTAACTGTCATTGCTTACACAGTCGCCATTCTGGGCGTTGCATTTGGGCTCTTCTGGACCTCCACAACCATGCGAGCCTCGGGGTTCGAACACATGGCGAACACTGATTCGCTGACACGCCTGTTCAATCGGAGGATCTTCCTCTTATGGTGTGAAAAGGAGTGGGTGAGAAGTCAAAAGACAGGCGCGTTCTTTTCTATTTTGATGATCGACCTGGACCACTTTAAGAGCATCAACGATACGTTCGGCCATCACGCAGGAGACCTGGCCTTGTGTGCTGCCGTTGAGAAGATCCAAGACGCGATGCGCGGGATCGACGTGATTGGACGATGGGGAGGGGAAGAGTTCGCGGCGCTCCTCCCGGGCGCCAATCTAGAGGCGGCTCATCTGGTTGCTGAGCGGGTTCGGCGCAATATTGAAAAGGTATCCTTGCCTCCCGCCCCGAAGGTGGAGACAAGTGAGCGCCACCCTACTGCAAACCTCACTGCATGCGTTGGCATAGCCACTCACCTGAACGCGTTGGACACGGTACATGCGATGATGCAGCGGGCCGATAAGGCGCTTTATGTGGCGAAGGCAGGTGGTCGTAATCGGATCGCAGGGGAGGCAGTGTGA
- a CDS encoding EAL domain-containing protein: protein MENEIAQDLRLSLDRDEIHPYFQPQVSLQTGTLIGFEVLARWHHPLRGVILPSAFIAVAEDQNLIGRLTRSILCNAFTAISSIPGSLRLAVNLSSSQLRDPAFPEELLRIADVHGFALQRLTIELTESALLEKPELALSIAVDLKRLGVRLALDDFGTGFSSLTSLQTLPFDELKVDQSFVRSMLLRRECRKIVAAVVGLGRTLNLVTVGEGIENYEQADMLLCLGCELGQGFLYGEAVPGMELATTIESLEIPALANRQMPFEESNVSISLEALPSQRLAQFNAIYDGAPVGLCFLDCNLRYVNINRRLAEMNGIPVRSHLGRTVAEVVPHIFSEAQPYLLRTLQGEVISGVELKKPDPSACGEWRTILTSYQPARDEAGEVVGVSIAVIDITERKRSDQALQESEDHYRNMVDLNPHIPWTMSPNGENTEISPRWEELTGFSPERTNHLGWLTGVIPADLELTTHVVEDCLRSGARIDLEYRVLSSNGLCHWMRSRGAPLRNAAGDIMRWYGSVEQVDDRKKAEEDLRASEARLQAVIDAIPIGIVIAVAPTGCIVSRNPEAEKILEQTIHFSAISDYSERVSYSRNGRRLETADFPLARAIQQGLTTEPFTVFYDPGRGEEKWISLTGAPICDKEGKITGAVATIQELTCDPRSGTLGSA from the coding sequence GTGGAAAACGAGATAGCTCAAGACCTGCGGCTTTCGTTGGACCGTGACGAGATACACCCCTACTTCCAACCACAAGTAAGTCTCCAAACTGGCACGCTAATAGGTTTCGAAGTTCTTGCTCGCTGGCATCATCCTCTTCGTGGGGTCATTCTTCCTTCAGCGTTTATAGCAGTTGCCGAGGACCAGAATCTTATCGGGCGTTTGACCAGAAGTATTCTCTGCAATGCATTTACAGCAATATCCTCGATCCCTGGCAGCTTGCGATTAGCTGTGAACCTGTCTTCCTCGCAGCTCCGCGATCCAGCCTTTCCCGAGGAGCTTCTTCGTATCGCCGATGTGCATGGATTTGCTTTACAGCGCCTTACGATCGAACTGACCGAAAGCGCCCTGCTCGAGAAGCCGGAACTCGCTCTTTCAATCGCCGTTGATCTCAAACGTCTCGGAGTCAGATTGGCTCTTGATGATTTTGGTACTGGCTTCTCCAGCCTCACCAGTCTGCAAACACTGCCTTTTGACGAATTGAAAGTGGATCAGAGCTTTGTCCGTTCGATGCTCTTGCGCCGTGAGTGCAGGAAGATTGTGGCGGCTGTTGTTGGCCTGGGACGCACCCTCAATTTAGTGACAGTTGGAGAAGGCATCGAAAATTACGAGCAGGCTGACATGCTCCTGTGTCTTGGCTGCGAGCTTGGCCAAGGCTTTCTTTATGGAGAAGCTGTACCCGGGATGGAACTGGCTACGACCATTGAAAGCCTCGAGATTCCGGCTCTCGCAAATCGACAGATGCCCTTTGAGGAGAGCAACGTATCCATCTCTCTCGAAGCTCTCCCGTCGCAGCGGCTCGCTCAGTTTAATGCCATTTACGACGGGGCGCCAGTAGGATTGTGTTTTCTGGACTGTAACTTGAGATACGTCAACATCAACCGGCGTCTGGCTGAAATGAATGGCATTCCCGTTCGCTCTCATCTCGGTCGCACCGTAGCTGAGGTGGTCCCGCATATCTTTAGTGAGGCGCAGCCCTATCTGTTGCGTACTCTCCAGGGCGAAGTAATTTCCGGAGTAGAACTGAAGAAGCCAGATCCAAGTGCTTGCGGCGAGTGGAGAACGATTCTCACCTCCTATCAGCCCGCCCGCGACGAGGCGGGCGAAGTCGTGGGAGTTTCGATTGCGGTCATCGACATCACGGAGAGGAAGCGCTCAGATCAGGCTTTGCAGGAAAGTGAAGATCACTACCGCAACATGGTCGACCTTAATCCTCATATACCGTGGACCATGAGCCCAAACGGCGAGAATACGGAGATAAGTCCCCGCTGGGAAGAATTGACAGGATTCTCGCCGGAACGCACAAACCACCTTGGTTGGCTTACCGGGGTCATTCCGGCTGACTTAGAGTTGACCACGCACGTGGTAGAAGACTGTCTACGAAGCGGCGCTCGCATCGACCTTGAGTATCGCGTGCTTAGCAGCAATGGGCTCTGTCACTGGATGCGGTCCCGAGGTGCGCCTTTGCGGAACGCTGCAGGGGACATCATGCGGTGGTATGGCAGTGTCGAACAGGTCGACGATCGGAAGAAAGCAGAAGAAGATCTGCGTGCCAGTGAAGCTCGATTACAAGCAGTCATAGATGCGATTCCCATTGGCATCGTGATCGCCGTAGCACCGACCGGTTGCATCGTCAGCAGAAATCCAGAGGCGGAGAAGATCCTCGAGCAGACGATTCACTTCTCAGCCATCTCAGATTATTCAGAGCGTGTTTCCTATAGCAGGAACGGACGTAGACTCGAAACGGCTGATTTCCCTCTGGCTCGCGCGATCCAGCAAGGTCTCACAACGGAGCCTTTCACGGTGTTCTACGATCCAGGACGAGGAGAGGAGAAATGGATCAGCCTCACCGGGGCTCCAATCTGTGATAAGGAAGGCAAAATCACCGGTGCGGTCGCCACAATCCAGGAACTCACGTGTGATCCTAGAAGCGGAACTCTCGGTTCAGCTTGA
- a CDS encoding SLATT domain-containing protein, whose protein sequence is MRTIELLEDWQRKCRIKQRAHNVEAGSLVRRNRLIGIPAVVLSAALGSGLLGATQTLLGGRLRIFAGIAGIAAAILTAIQMSANNYGAAERHRSAGAHFDSLSREIEQSLAICPVSEDIPLQTLETIRKELDSLSERAPALALELLEERRSASVSEASRGRRFEDSPYNTITS, encoded by the coding sequence ATGAGAACCATAGAGTTGCTTGAAGATTGGCAGCGGAAATGCCGAATAAAGCAAAGAGCCCACAACGTTGAGGCAGGAAGTCTGGTTCGAAGGAATCGACTGATTGGTATTCCGGCAGTGGTACTCTCCGCTGCACTTGGGTCAGGCTTGCTGGGCGCAACACAAACATTGTTAGGTGGTCGCCTGCGAATTTTCGCAGGTATTGCCGGAATAGCTGCCGCAATATTGACCGCGATCCAGATGTCTGCAAACAATTATGGAGCTGCCGAGCGGCATAGAAGCGCGGGCGCTCACTTCGACTCTCTCTCGCGGGAGATCGAGCAATCTCTGGCAATATGCCCGGTGTCCGAAGACATCCCGTTGCAAACCCTTGAAACGATCCGCAAGGAACTTGATTCTCTTTCTGAAAGGGCACCTGCCCTCGCACTGGAACTCTTGGAGGAGCGTCGTTCAGCGTCTGTCTCAGAGGCGAGTCGCGGCCGCCGCTTTGAAGACTCTCCATATAATACGATCACTTCGTAG
- a CDS encoding single-stranded DNA-binding protein — protein sequence MFNKVILIGRLGQNAEAKTAQNNKEFVTLNIATQESWKNDKGDYESRTEWHRVYAWSNLSKFAKTLQKGQLITLEGKLKYREVEEDVEGVIFKHRIAEIHAISMKRLSKIEAADDPSDGADDE from the coding sequence ATGTTCAACAAAGTCATCCTCATCGGCCGCCTCGGACAGAACGCAGAAGCCAAAACCGCTCAGAACAACAAAGAGTTTGTCACCCTCAACATCGCAACCCAGGAGAGCTGGAAGAACGACAAGGGCGACTACGAGAGCCGTACCGAATGGCATCGCGTCTATGCCTGGAGCAATCTTTCGAAGTTCGCTAAAACGCTCCAGAAGGGACAGCTCATCACCCTCGAAGGCAAGCTCAAGTATCGCGAGGTCGAGGAAGATGTCGAGGGGGTCATATTCAAGCACCGGATCGCTGAGATCCATGCCATCAGCATGAAGCGGCTCTCGAAGATCGAAGCCGCCGATGATCCTTCCGACGGAGCCGACGACGAGTAG